One Mixta gaviniae genomic window carries:
- a CDS encoding DinI-like family protein, protein MDRELSKHIMLERVELIARLTTEGVCQERDREIALNLIAELAHENLLKKDSYSVVVSAKPCKQLLKRENEVRIHITLDKTQNMGQQLVEAFESELNRRVKDTFPASQVTVKKGSMTGVEIKGFPSDSDRERLDGIIKEVWEDESWH, encoded by the coding sequence ATGGATAGAGAGCTGAGCAAGCATATTATGCTTGAAAGGGTAGAGCTGATAGCACGTCTGACAACAGAGGGTGTTTGTCAGGAAAGAGATCGTGAAATTGCATTGAATTTAATTGCTGAACTGGCGCATGAGAACTTGCTAAAAAAAGATTCTTATTCAGTAGTTGTTTCAGCCAAACCGTGTAAACAACTATTAAAAAGAGAAAATGAAGTAAGAATACACATCACGTTGGATAAAACACAAAACATGGGGCAGCAACTTGTTGAAGCCTTTGAAAGTGAGCTTAATCGCAGAGTTAAAGACACCTTTCCTGCTTCTCAAGTCACGGTCAAAAAAGGATCAATGACTGGCGTCGAGATAAAGGGCTTTCCGAGCGACTCAGACCGGGAACGCCTGGACGGAATTATTAAGGAAGTGTGGGAAGATGAAAGCTGGCACTAA